The Coregonus clupeaformis isolate EN_2021a chromosome 35, ASM2061545v1, whole genome shotgun sequence genome includes the window TCCAATCCCTGTTAGATGGCTACGGCCTGGGGGGGAAGTGAACAATGATGCATTTTGGGTAGTGTAGTTCTCTGACTGTGTCCCCATTGCCTCCACTCTGCAGTCCCTGGGCGCGTTTGAGGGGTAAGGCTAAAGCAATTGACTGTAGACAAGTCtggggaggtgcatctgcgacagccgaaagtaggacactaatgtggttttccaatcgcaaggctcagatcaacatggcaaTGTTGCCATTGTTCATACAAGTTTTTCTTTATAATGTTAAAATAAACAACCCCCATATCACACCCTCACAAACTGAAATCATGTGTGTAGATTGTACAATCAGTTATTGAgagcctcaaatatcacattaATTTGTATACCCACTGAATACATGAATCGCGTtaaagttggttcctgtttccgtcatgtctttggtcacgttcgcgtaggtcaaacaaaaacaccctaatgattggttgacaatagagccttCCACAATGGAGGCaatggctgcaggatgaagttggtGAAAACTTGCCTtcaaaacttcatgaccttttgatcacatgattttgttgtaaagttcatgcagtcgacatgtagGCGTAAGTCGATTTTTCTTaatccccataatgcaacacactttgaaaggcagTGATCAACGATGGTCACtgacttgacaaaagtgatccgctTGAACGCGCCCCCTGCTAGATGACTTAAGGCCTAGGGGAGGTGAACAGTGATGCATGTTGGGTAATGTAGTTGTTCTCTGACCGTCTCCCCATTGTCCTCCATTCTTCAGTCCCTGCTAGATGACTACGGCCTGGGGGAGGTGAACAGTGCAGCGGAGGCGGTGAAGCAGGCGGTGGATCAGGGGCAGTACCTGAAGGCCACAGAGCTCTGGTCTGTCACTGAGAGTGTTGTGGAAcaggtcagtggtgtgtgttggtgtgaatCACTGAGAGTGTTGTGGAAcaggtcagtggtgtgtgttggtgtgaatCACTGAGTGTCATGGAAcaggtcagtggtgtgtgttggtgtgaatCACTGAGAGTGTTGTGGAAcaggtcagtggtgtgtgttggtgtggatCACTGAGAGTGTTGTGGAAcaggtcagtggtgtgtgttggtgtgaatCACTGagggtggtgtgtgtttgtgtgaatgccATGGTCATCAGAGCATCCTTTCAGCTCCTGTCTAATTTCAGAACACAAATGGAGTCAACTTCTACAACATCCTCACCCAGGAACCTGATGAGAAGATGACCTCCGTGGCTGGAGAAGGATACCTCTGTAAGATGCCTTTTCAGATCAGTCTTAAACAAGAAAAAAATGGGGTGAAATGTCTTTCTAGttataattaggttaaggtttatttgaacatccTGGTACATATATGCAGAAACATACATAAAATGTGATGTCATACAATATTTAAAACACTGGTAAAAAGTTTTGTTACAAATATATACTGTCTGTGGGAAAATGCTCCTTACTAGCCTGAAAAATACATTCCTGAGATTACACCATCACTTCCTGTTTGTTGGTGTACTTTCCGTGGTCCCTCCCACAGCCCTGCTGATGCGCCGTCACATTCGCCCCCTCCACCGCCAATCACTGAGCCAGTTGATGAACGGGCCAATCAGGAAGAAGCTGGGAATCATCCCTCAGAACGTCACCTGGGGAGGTAAGACACTGCTACTGGGTCAAAAATGGATTCATTTAAAAAGTGCTTCTTTTTTTAAAAGCTGtaatatgtcactttttgggcaacccgaccaaattcacatagaaatgtgtgttatagatgtgtcattctcattgaaaacaagtctaagaaccggtagatctgttctatgtgtgtcATCTCTATGCTTTCCGTTTCTGAAATTTCATTTTTGTGTCTTAccttcggttttgtacaccagcttcaaacagctgaaaatacattatttttgCTTATAGAAAAtctatttcacagtggtttagatcgTACAAATGGCGGAGCggtttctgcatattgcaccttttaaAAATAAATGTGCCCTCCACACTCTCAcaccttttctctcctctctgacctcacactcatctatctctctcttttaatctccctctccacttctcaatctctcacccttctctctcactttctccctctTACCccggtctctctcccccctctaggtCAGGCTGATGCAGTGTTCAGCAGCATGTCAGGTGACTTCATGAAACCAGTGGTGGACGTGGTGGATCAGCTGTTGGATGCTGGGGTCAACGTCACCGTCTACAACGGACAGCTAGACCTCATAGTGGACACCATGGGTCAGTAATTCCCCTAGCTACAGTTGTTTACAGGCTGGCCACAGAATCAGCATTCAACACTTACATTTTGTAGTGAAATCAGTTGAAGCCAAAACAGTGTAGACTGGGGAGGTATAGTCAGGgctgggtaggttactttctaaatgtaatcagtTAGCTACTAGCAGCTTGAGGCTATGAGGAGAGTGATGCAGGCGCTGGGGGTGGCTgatgtgggggtggggggatCTGGACAGGGctgatgtggggtggggggggtctgGACAGGGgtgatggggggtggggggtctgGACAGGGGGTGATGTGGGTGGGGGGTCTGGACAGGGGTGATGTGGGTGGGGGGGTCTGGACAGGGGtgatgtgggtgggtggggggggtctgGACAGGGGTGATGTGGGGGGGTCTGGACAGGGGTGATGTGGGGGGGTCTGGACAGGGGTGATGTGGGTGGGGGGGTCTGGACAGGGGGTgatgtggggtggggtggggggggtctgGACAGGGgtgatgtggggtggggggggtctgGACAGGGctgatgtggggtgggggggtctgGACAGGGCTGATGTGGTGGAGGGGGGTCTGGACAGGGGTGAAGTGGTGGGGGGTCTGGACAGGGctgatgtggggtggggggggtctgGACAGGGCTGATGTGGTGGGGGGGGGTCTGCACGAATTAGATTAGCACTCATGGTCTTCTTAATGAAACTGTTTTTTGACAGTATGGAGCTCGATATACCAAGGAGGAGTTTAGAACAGAGGAACTCCCTCAAACTGTTATTCCACAGGCTGGGTTCCACAGGCTGGGTTCCACACTATGCATCTGTTGCAaaatcccttttttttttttttttttttttactggctgTCCATTGGTCTCaaaaaaacaatgattgataggcagcttaaacGTCTTCAGttcaaccattattgggttaaaatacacatacatttgtgaacagccatccacaTCAACCACAATCAGTATGGCGCAAATAGCTAAATGacagagcagcagtgtgattGACATCAATGCGCTATGTAGATATCATTAATAAGTGAtatctgtaggctacaccactgctgtCATCCTTACCTCCAAGTGTTTATCCAAGTTGGctgtattttttaaattatttgttttatttaaccaggtaggccagttgagaacaagttctcatttacaactgtgacctggccaagataaagcaaagcagtgcgataaaaacaacaacacagagttacatatggggtaaaacaaaacataaagtcaaaaatacaacagaaaatatatatacagtgtgtgcaaatgtagcaagttatggaggtaaggcaataaataggctatagtgcaaaatagttacaatttagtaataacactggaatgctagatgtgcaagagatgatgtgcaaatagagatactggggtgcaaaagagcaaaataaataacaatatagggatgaggtagttgggtgggctaatttcagaagggctgtgtacaggtgcagtgatcggtaaactgctctgacaactgatgcttaaagttagtgagggagataagagtctccagcttcagagatttttgcagtttgttccagtcattggcagcagagaactggaaggaatgataATATGATCTTTGGATGCCGAcagcagtcgcaccattggaagacatagcttggactgtagcctacaaaagcctattcctgctcttttctcgagatccatcaaacacatttggtgtgtcatcatagtggtctctgattggtggtcatcatagtggtctctgattggtggtcatcatttggtgtgtcatcatagtggtctctgattggtggtcatcatttggtgtgtcatcatagtggtctctgactggtggtcatcatttggtgtgtcatcatagtggtctctgactggtggtcatcatttggtgtgtcatcatagtggtctctgactggtggtcatcatagatgtctctgattggtggtcatcatttggtgtgtcatagaggtctctgattggtggtcatcatttggtgtgtcatcatagtggtctctgattggtggtcatcatttggtgtgtcatcatagaggTCTCTGATTGGttgtcatcatttggtgtgtcatcatagtggtctctgattggtggtcatcatttggtgtgtcatcatagaggtctctgattggtggtcatcatttggtgtgtcatcatagaggtctctgattggtggtcagactcactcaggtggaacaaacttaaacttgtgccttttttcaatgttgagaaaacagaaaggtgtcaaacatcctttctgaaagTCCTCCAATAAGATCTAGTGTTtctatctgtaatctgattacaatattttagctCGGAACGGATTAGTTAGTTTTTTTCAAAGTCTGTTATATTCAAtctgttactccccaaccctggctATAGTGCAGTCAACCATTTACCAATATTACCATTCATATATTGACTATTGGTCCCTGATAGACATTCATACATGAGGATTGTTGATTGGATACAGATTACCAATTGATTACTCATCACTGATTGTCCAATCACAGGTCAGGAGCAATGGGTGAAGCAGCTGAAGTGGGTGGGGCTCCAGAGCTTCAGCCAAATGAGATGGACGGCCATGGATGACCCCGCCTTCCCGGGTGTAACCGGTGCCTTCTACAAGACATACAAGAACTTCTCCTTCTACTGGATCCTCAAGGCTGGACACATGGTGAGGAAACACAACCATTATTGGGACACAAGTTTttctttttattacatttttaacaTAGATTTATTAGCTTTTCAAACGGGACAATCATCAGAGTTGGTACAGTAATACTAAACTCTCCTTTCTCCCAAAGTGGGACATGGTttacttcccttcatggatttgaaaCAAAATGACTGCTATATGGAAACTTCCTCTACAGCCCATGCCTACATCAATCcaatgtttttacatttacattttagtcatttagcagacgctcttatccagagcgacttacagttagtgagtgcatacattttcatactggccccccgtgggaaacgaacccacaaccctggcgttgcaagcgccatgctctaccaattgagctatatTTGTGGAGAGTAGTGAACGAGTGCATACTTCAGAAGGGAGAGATTATTGGAACGCGACCACAGTGTTGGAGTAGGAAGACGATGCAGAAGATTGAAACCCAGTATGCAGCCATTATGGCCCAGTAGTGTTTCATTGGGAATATCTCAATTGTATACTCTTCACGtcctctccttctcaaaacccattggaggagaaggtaagAGGgaagggacctctggctttctcatccaatgggttttgaagaggagacgaggaggagtatgcaattgagatcctCCCGTAGTATTATTTTTGTCTTGCACTCCCATGATGCATTGCTCTCGGTCTCTGTTATCAGATCCCCTCGGACCAGGGACCCATGGCACTGCAGATGCTGAAGATGATCACACAGCAGGACtaacacacaccataacacacacacaccataacacacacacacacaccataacacacacacacaccataacacacacacaccacaacacacaccataacacacacactccataaCACACACTAGAGCTGGACGATATAAGGGAAAGAAATCCAGATTGTGATCAATTTAAATTtttgtataaatcaaatcaaattttatttgtcacatacacgtgtttagcagatgttattgcggatgtagcgaaatgcttgtgcttctagctccgacagtgcagtaatatctaacaagtaatatctaacaatttcacaacatatacccaatacacacaaatctagtaaggaatggaatttaagaatatatacatatatggacaagcaatgacagagcagcatggactataTCTTCTTTTGAAATCATGATAAATCGGCGATtcattattttttgggggggaggtgCTAAAGCCGGGCGACATGGACTAAAAGTCCTATCGTGATAAATGTAACTATTTTAATAAAAAGCAAATGGTTTAATGGTTAGTTACTTTACATTAGCTAAGCGCTAATAAGTACGTCTTCTataagataagagcgtctgctgaatgacgcTCCAGACAATTTCACAGTGCCAAGAAAACTGAGATGGTAGCCTGTGATTCAAAAAGTAAGCTATTTCATCCAGGAAATGCATGATTTATATGCAACCTGTCAAAAGGATCCAGAATGATCATATTTATTTTGGCCTCTTCAGACAATTTGTGCATCTTTGTGCATATTGGCCTCTAGGCTATATTAGtcaccacctgaggaagtgggaCTCAAAACACTTAGCTAGATTAATAACTGTAGGTATGATATTGTTGCTAGGTAACCATGTAGGCTAATTGATTAATATatcagtaaatgtaatgtcctacAAAGACTTTCCAGCTCACTTGATGTGGGCCTATTGACTGCAAACGGTGCGCTCCGCGAGAAGGGTGTAATTTCGGTCCGCAGTTCGGGGCGGTCCTGCATCTGCACCCTTCTTTTGTATTTCTATTGGTCCATTTTTAAGCTAGGACTCTGATACACAGGCGGGAGGCGGGGGTGAGCCAGTTCAGTAgggggcggtaatgcaccataacgttggatgccaaccgccgataaaccccacctTCGCCCTCTCTTTCTCGCAGGTCTGTTAACGACGTTgagggcaggtgttcggcaggcggtgtgctagctagctaggagtGGATTCCGGTAGACAGAATGCGAGAGGCGGTGGTGACACTGGttggtagccagctagctaggacACCGGTACACAGTTTCCTTCGCCCTCGAAAAACTCATCATActttttatttcccttttgatCCACATTTTAATCGCATATACAGTCAGGCGAAATCCAGAATATCAAGTGTCCCACAAGCATGACGATCAAGGCTAACCTACTATATGAAGTGGTTATTTatgtgttcatgccacatttaaaaaggtaatacatttttactgttaaattacatgtctttacacataggaggtcccgtgaagtaaaaaaataagtgcccccctatggaaatcaaatgccTGTCCAACTGACTCGTCCTGGCGCTGGCCCTGAGGGACAGGCAGAGACTTTCATAGCAGGTATCAATATAATGCATAGGCTATAGTACTGCTGACCAATTCATGGTTTTAGAACAATCCACACGAATGTTGTAAAGCAAAATCATTGAAAATGTATGCTAAATAAttttcggtttatcgtcccagctctagcgcgcacacacacactgatgccaGCTGGAATGGCTCTC containing:
- the LOC121551175 gene encoding retinoid-inducible serine carboxypeptidase-like, which gives rise to MMGLTKTRSCSVVLLIIGAIDTAFSNPLQSKESWGYVDVREGAHMFWWLYNADSPSASYSQLPLVMWLQGGPGGSGCGFGNFEEIGPLDRDLGPRKTSWVQYSSVLFVDNPVGTGFSYTDTDKAFATDVATVASDMLVLLKHFFDKKEEFQSVPFYIFSESYGGKMAAVISLELSKAVEKGTVKCNFAGVALGDSWISPLDSVMTWGPYLYTTSLLDDYGLGEVNSAAEAVKQAVDQGQYLKATELWSVTESVVEQNTNGVNFYNILTQEPDEKMTSVAGEGYLSLLMRRHIRPLHRQSLSQLMNGPIRKKLGIIPQNVTWGGQADAVFSSMSGDFMKPVVDVVDQLLDAGVNVTVYNGQLDLIVDTMGQEQWVKQLKWVGLQSFSQMRWTAMDDPAFPGVTGAFYKTYKNFSFYWILKAGHMIPSDQGPMALQMLKMITQQD